Proteins from one Limanda limanda chromosome 9, fLimLim1.1, whole genome shotgun sequence genomic window:
- the dot1l gene encoding histone-lysine N-methyltransferase, H3 lysine-79 specific isoform X1: protein MGEKLELKLKSPVGAEPAGYPWPLPVYDKHHDAAHEIIETIRWVCEEIPDLKLAMENYVLIDYDTKCFESMQRLCDKYNRAIDSIHQLWKGTTQPMKLNKRPSNGLLRHILQQVYNHSVTDPEKLNNYEPFSPEVYGETSFDLVAQIIDEMEMMEDDTFVDLGSGVGQVVLQVAAATNCKHYYGVEKADIPATYAESMDKEFKKWMRWYGKKHGDYTLERGDFLSEEWKDRIANTSIIFVNNFAFGPEVDHQLKERFANMKEGGKIVSSKPFAPLNFRINSRNLSDIGTIMRVVELSPLRGSVSWTGKPVSYYLHTIDRTILENYFHSLKNPKLREEQEVARRRQQKDTKDNKSNSTTPTKPKEQNKQQDSCGEEERPSLVTVVKPPPKPRRTRLLSKGRKLNNKKRGRPKKAAPAAEKKNKKNQSALDLLHAKTLSAAPPQDAYRPPQSPFYQLPPKVQHYPSSQLLLSPTPPGLQQLLDNIKVQYIQFMAYMKTPQYRTNLQQLLEQEKQKHRDLSGQAEQLHSVCHSHKDRIKGLFQTKLDELGVKALTAEDLLQAQKEISAHNRQLKEQTKQLERDMALLRDHSLLLLKSRCEELKLDWGSLCLESLLKEKQALRRQISEKQRHCLELQISIVELEKSQRQQELLQLKSYSPCDGSPYRKSLESRSSTDLDSSKLGMSSGPTLNGVSQELSINGTSSCFDRASTKGELLSRYLPISPDHEIVPTAPDARQRQQSSFHTLPDYTRFSPAKIALRRHLNQDPTASMHLRGPGLTMHREFVGVNSPLGAKQNCPSPNSLDAQKGSDRGCKERSPSVQVDNSITSLPISIPLSTVHPSKLPVSIPLASVVLPSRVERLRSTPSPVSQSGQTNGYSSSSGLMNGGPHPEDHNGASSSPLPHSNAPLTGPIGRGGPIQSPPLSTGGVLQYADGPPRILPEDGQDRQGGESDTEPQDSELRRRIFFSSSSSSTSSTSSGSGGSMAGGSRLHHHTGNSAKQGYHSNHGNHHHQSPGTQYTPTPTHMLSSHSSHSLGSQEGRKRGRRKRSSAGPVPASGSPKRRSFPGLSSNNHSSGSPLNINTMVNNINQPLEISAISSPEQSSRSPSGPDMDQPPILKRERPLELNGSSRYSSPPSSDDDDSGYPADSSSSRIERKIATISLESRDGPSRLGDNERGRKSGSSSGNSTGSEGSSSSSLSSTSKWKSTFSPISDLKQPNSDLRPGGSPFGMGGSSRGTDSDSDHKQQQHQQVRKGSDGESSSYMTPNPFLSQEAGSRSGGSGAQGGGSSEQRPAHQKQKTPRDWDLKTSSSHASQNLFISAAATSGGGILSGKVGGSPVAVSSTPGSSVGQYLGPQFPLGGASVLQSLFGAQTGGSTVSGAARLVNGHSAMGSFSSAGLTGGAAGGN from the exons gaTAAACATCATGATGCTGCTCATGAAATCATCGAGACCATACG GTGGGTGTGTGAGGAGATCCCAGACCTCAAACTGGCAATGGAAAATTATGTTCTCATTGACTACGACACAAAATG CTTCGAGAGTATGCAGAGACTGTGCGACAAGTACAACAGGGCCATCGACAGCATTCATCAGCTA TGGAAGGGGACCACCCAGCCCATGAAGCTGAACAAGCGTCCATCCAACGGACTGCTAAGACACATCTTACAGCAGGTGTACAACCACTCAGTGACCGACCCGGAGAAGCTGAACAACTATGAGCCTTTCTCCCCTGAGGTGTACGGAGAGACGTCTTTTGACCTGGTGGCTCAGATCATTGACGAGATGGAAATGATGGAAGATGACACCTTTGTTGACCTCGGCAGTG GAGTAGGACAGGTAGTGCTGCAGGTTGCAGCAGCAACTAACTGTAAACACTACTATGGAGTGGAGAAAGCAGACATTCCAGCCACCTATGCAGAG TCCATGGATAAAGAATTTAAAAAGTGGATGAGATGGTATGGGAAGAAACATGGGGACTACACA ctggaGAGAGGGGATTTTCTCTCTGAGGAATGGAAAGACAGAATTGCCAACACAAG TATTATTTTTGTGAATAACTTTGCCTTTGGTCCAGAGGTAGATCACCAGCTGAAGGAGCGCTTTGCAAACATGAAGGAAG gTGGAAAAATAGTTTCCTCCAAACCTTTTGCACCTTTAAATTTTAGAATAAACAGTCGAAACTTGAGTG ATATTGGCACAATAATGCGTGTTGTGGAGCTTTCTCCACTGAGGggctctgtgtcctggactggAAAACCAGTTTCCTACTACTTGCACACCATAGACCGCACCATA CTTGAAAACTATTTTCATAGTCTCAAAAACCCTAAACTCAGG GAGGAGCAAGAGGTTGCTCGGCGACGTCAGCAGAAAGACACGAAGGACAATAAAAGCAATAGTACCACGCCCACAAAACCGAAAGAACAAAACAAG CAACAGGACTCCTGTGGGGAGGAAGAGCGTCCTAGCCTGGTGACAGTGGTCAAGCCCCCCCCCAAACCCAGGAGAACCCGGCTCTTGTCCAAAGGTCGGAAGCTGAACAACAAGAAGCGCGGCCGACCCAAGAAAGCTGCCCCGGCTgccgagaagaaaaacaagaagaatcAGAGCGCGCTGGACTTGCTGCACGCCAAGACCCTTTCTGCGGCACCCCCCCAGG ATGCATACCGGCCACCTCAGAGTCCCTTCTACCAGCTACCTCCCAAGGTCCAGCACTATCCCTCTAGTCAACTGCTGCTCAGCCCCACTCCGCCTGGTCTGCAACAACTGCTAG ATAACATCAAAGTTCAGTACATCCAGTTTATGGCCTACATGAAGACTCCTCAGTACCGTAccaacctgcagcagcttttaGAACAGGAGAAG CAAAAACACAGGGATCTGTCTGGACAGGCGGAGCAACTccactctgtctgtcactctcACAAGGACAGAATCAAAGGTCTCTTTCAGACTAAACTAGATGAG CTGGGAGTGAAAGCTCTGACTGCGGAAGACCTGCTGCAGGCCCAGAAGGAGATATCGGCTCACAACCGTCAGCTGAAAGAACAGACTAAACAGCTTGAGAGAGACATGGCCTTACTGAGAGACCACAGCCTGCTACTG ttgaaGTCTCGATGTGAGGAACTGAAGCTGGATTGGGGCTCTTTGTGTTTAGAGAGTCTGTTGAAGGAGAAGCAAGCACTGCGCAGACAAATATCTgagaaacagagacactgtCTGGAGCTGCAG atcAGCATTGTGGAGCTGGAGAAAAGTCAGCGGCAACAGGAGCTGCTCCAGCTCAAGTCCTACAGCCCCTGTGATGGCTCCCCATACAGGAAGAGCCTGGAATCACGCTCTTCCACAGACCTGGACTCCTCAAAGCTCGGCATGTCCTCTGGCCCAACCCTCAATGGTGTCAGCCAAGAGCTTTCCATTAATGGCACCAGCTCATGTTTCGACCGCGCCAGCACAAAGGGAGAGCTTCTTTCGCGCTACCTGCCCATCTCTCCCGACCACGAGATCGTACCCACTGCCCCTGACGCTCGGCAGAGGCAGCAAAGCTCCTTCCACACTCTTCCTGACTACACACGCTTCTCCCCTGCCAAGATTGCCTTGCGGCGGCACCTTAACCAGGACCCCACTGCCTCAATGCACCTAAGAGGTCCGGGGCTGACCATGCACAG GGAATTTGTTGGTGTTAACTCACCACTTGGAGCCAAACAGAACTGCCCCTCTCCCAATTCATTGGATGCACAGAAAGGTTCAGACAGG GGTTGTAAAGAGAGGAGTCCATCTGTTCAGGTTGATAACAGCATCACAAGCCTTCCAATTAGCATCCCCCTGAGCACTGTCCACCCAAGTAAACTACCTGTCAGCATTCCACTGGCCAGCGTGGTGCTACCCAGTCGAGTTGAGAGACTG AGGAGTACTCCCAGTCCCGTCTCTCAGTCAGGCCAGACTAATG GATATTCATCCAGCTCAGGGCTGATGAATGGAGGTCCCCACCCTGAGGACCATAATGGTGCTTCTTCATCACCTCTTCCACACAGCAATGCTCCTCTGACAGGACCCATAGGTCGAGGAGGTCCCATCCAAAGCCCCCCACTCAGTACTGGAGGGGTGCTCCAATATGCAGACGGACCACCAAGGATTCTTCCAGAAGACGGACAAGACCGGCAGGGAGGTGAATCTGACACCGAGCCCCAGGATAGTGAACTGCGGAGGAGAATCttcttctcctcgtcctcctcatccacGTCTTCCACTTCGTCAGGCAGTGGAGGGAGCATGGCCGGGGGATCACGCCTCCACCATCACACTGGCAACTCAGCCAAGCAGGGATACCACAGTAACCATGGAAACCACCATCACCAGTCGCCTGGCACACAGTACACACCAACCCCCACACATATGCTGTCCTCACATTCCTCTCACAGCCTCGGCTCTCAGGAGGGACGCAAGCGTGGGAGACGAAAACGCAGCTCTGCCGGCCCTGTCCCGGCCAGCGGGTCCCCGAAGAGGAGGTCGTTCCCTGGGCTCAGCTCCAACAACCACTCCTCTGGATCACCACTCAACATCAACACCATG GTCAACAACATCAACCAGCCTCTGGAGATCTCTGCCATCTCCTCACCAGAACAATCAAGCCGGAGCCCCAGTGGGCCTGACATGGACCAGCCTCCCATCTTGAAGAGAGAGCGGCCCTTGGAGCTCAATGGCTCAAGTCGTTACTCCTCACCCCCCAGCTCGGATGACGATGACTCAGGATACCCCGCTGACAGCTCTAGTTCTCG AATTGAAAGAAAAATTGCTACTATATCCTTGGAGAGCAGGGATGGACCAAGTAGATTAGGGGATAATGAAAGAG GCAGAAAATCTGGTAGCAGCAGTGGAAACAGCACAGGTAGTGAgggctcctcttcatcctccttgtCCTCCACCAGCAAATGGAAATCTACTTTTTCACCCATATCAGACCTAAAGCAACCCAACTCTGACCTTAGACCAGGGGGCTCCCCTTTCGGCATGGGGGGGTCCAGCCGGGGGACAGACTCAGATTCTgaccacaaacaacaacaacatcagcaaGTGAGAAAAGGGAGTGACGGAGAGTCGTCCAGCTACATGACCCCCAATCCCTTCCTCAGTCAGGAGGCAGGGAGCCGGAGTGGAGGCAGCGGAGCTCAGGGAGGCGGCAGCTCAGAGCAGCGCCCGGCCCACCAGAAGCAGAAGACCCCCCGGGACTGGGATCTGAAGACCAGCAGCAGCCACGCCAGTCAGAACCTCTTCATCTCTGCAGCTGCTACCAGTGGAGGGGGAATCCTGAGTGGGAAGGTGGGCGGCAGCCCTGTAGCAGTTTCCTCCACCCCGGGGTCGTCTGTGGGACAGTACCTGGGGCCTCAGTTCCCGCTCGGGGGGGCGTCGGTGTTACAATCCCTGTTCGGGGCCCAGACAGGCGGGTCCACGGTGTCTGGGGCCGCGCGGCTCGTCAACGGACACTCTGCCATGGGAAGCTTCTCCAGTGCAGGGCTGACAGGGGGAGCGGCTGGAG GTAACTGA
- the amh gene encoding muellerian-inhibiting factor, translating to MPVVKVFCCGALVLCWTCAALTVSDPTPRHAPCYVEDIFAALRESVGDDGELTSSSFTQFGVCPGPDSPSGSVLLELAQEKGRNQRRGLEVLHPTGVLVTEEEDTGALELTFDLPPSPLLMLSHVLLLVFQSPPKGEDLEVTFSSPSLQPHTQSVCISAETEYTLLTGNASDASSGQKWRISVEAKSPDLKQNLKDILIGEKSGSSINITPLLLFSGGTETSRVSGSTLSSSQTFSFLCELRRFLCEVLPQNRPEAPQLQLGSLQSVPYLSLGLSSSETLLAGLINSSSTTVFSFSRWGSVLQVHPGQLALSPSLLEELRQRVEQIGMQMMEVIGGKEVGSRAKERLGRLKELSALPKTEPGAGENQYRAFLLLKALQTVARSYELQIGQRTPRAGSTHPARGNFCSLRSLTVSLEKHLMGPNTAVINNCRGSCLFPMLNTNNHAVLLNSHIESGNAEERGPCCVPVAYESLEVVDLNEHGTFLSIKPDVVARECGCR from the exons ATGCCGGTGGTGAAGGTCTTCTGCTGCGGAGCCCTGGTGCTGTGCTGGACCTGTGCGGCACTGACAG TTTCCGATCCCACCCCTCGCCATGCACCGTGCTATGTGGAGGACATATTCGCGGCGCTGCGTGAAAGTGTGGGGGACGACGGTGAACTCACAAGCAGCAGTTTCACTCAGTTCGGAGTCTGCCCAGGACCCGACAGTCCATCGGGATCCGTCTTACTGGAGCTCGCCCAGGAAAAGGGCAGAAACCAGCGAAGAGGATTGGAGGTTTTGCATCCAACTGGAG TGCTcgtgactgaggaggaggacacaggagccctggagttgacctttgacctccctccgtctcctctgCTCATGCTGAGCCACGTGCTGCTCCTGGTGTTTCAAAGTCCTCCTAAAGGTGAAGACCTGGAAGTGACCTTCTCTAGTCCGTCTTTGCAGCCTCACACGCAG TCTGTGTGCATTTCAGCAGAAACAGAGTACACACTGTTGACAGGAAACGCATCAGACGCCAGCTCGGGTCAGAAATGGAGGATTTCCGTCGAGGCCAAATCTCCTGATCTGA AGCAGAACCTTAAAGACATCCTCATTGGTGAGAAATCAGGAAGTAGCATCAACATAACTCCACTTCTGCTTTTCTCTGGGGGAACTGAGACAAG TCGTGTTTCAGGATCGACCCTGTCCTCGTCACAGACCTTCTCCTTCCTGTGTGAGCTGAGGCGCTTCCTGTGTGAGGTCCTGCCTCAGAACCGCCCCGAGGCCCCTCAGCTGCAGCTGGGCTCGCTGCAGTCCGTGCCCTACCTGTCGCTGGGCTTGTCCTCCAGCGAGACCCTGCTGGCCGGGCTGATcaactcctcctccaccaccgtcttctccttctctcgATGGGGCTCCGTGCTTCAGGTGCATCCCGGACAGTTggctctatctccctctctgttgGAGGAGCTCAGGCAGAGGGTGGAGCAGATTGGGATGCAGATGATGGAGGTGATAGGGGGAAAGGAGGTGGGCAGCAGGGCCAAAGAGAGGCTGGGGAGGCTCAAAGAACTCAGTGCTTTACCAAagacagaaccaggagcag GAGAGAACCAGTACCGCGCCTTTCTTCTCCTGAAGGCCCTGCAGACGGTGGCCCGGTCCTACGAGCTGCAGATAGGACAGCGGACCCCCAGAGCCGGCTCCACTCACCCGGCGAGGGGCAACTTCTGCAGCCTGAGGAGCCTCACCGTCTCCCTGGAGAAACATCTCATGGGGCCCAACACGGCCGTCATCAACAACTGCAGAGGCTCGTGCTTGTTCCCCATGTTGAACACCAACAACCACGCCGTGCTGCTCAACTCCCACATCGAGAGCGGGAACGCGGAGGAGCGCGGCCCGTGCTGCGTGCCCGTGGCCTACGAGAGCCTGGAGGTGGTGGACTTGAACGAACACGGCACGTTTCTCTCCATTAAACCAGATGTGGTGGCGAGGGAGTGTGGATGCCGCTGA
- the dot1l gene encoding histone-lysine N-methyltransferase, H3 lysine-79 specific isoform X2: MGEKLELKLKSPVGAEPAGYPWPLPVYDKHHDAAHEIIETIRWVCEEIPDLKLAMENYVLIDYDTKCFESMQRLCDKYNRAIDSIHQLWKGTTQPMKLNKRPSNGLLRHILQQVYNHSVTDPEKLNNYEPFSPEVYGETSFDLVAQIIDEMEMMEDDTFVDLGSGVGQVVLQVAAATNCKHYYGVEKADIPATYAESMDKEFKKWMRWYGKKHGDYTLERGDFLSEEWKDRIANTSIIFVNNFAFGPEVDHQLKERFANMKEGGKIVSSKPFAPLNFRINSRNLSDIGTIMRVVELSPLRGSVSWTGKPVSYYLHTIDRTILENYFHSLKNPKLREEQEVARRRQQKDTKDNKSNSTTPTKPKEQNKQQDSCGEEERPSLVTVVKPPPKPRRTRLLSKGRKLNNKKRGRPKKAAPAAEKKNKKNQSALDLLHAKTLSAAPPQDAYRPPQSPFYQLPPKVQHYPSSQLLLSPTPPGLQQLLDNIKVQYIQFMAYMKTPQYRTNLQQLLEQEKQKHRDLSGQAEQLHSVCHSHKDRIKGLFQTKLDELGVKALTAEDLLQAQKEISAHNRQLKEQTKQLERDMALLRDHSLLLLKSRCEELKLDWGSLCLESLLKEKQALRRQISEKQRHCLELQISIVELEKSQRQQELLQLKSYSPCDGSPYRKSLESRSSTDLDSSKLGMSSGPTLNGVSQELSINGTSSCFDRASTKGELLSRYLPISPDHEIVPTAPDARQRQQSSFHTLPDYTRFSPAKIALRRHLNQDPTASMHLRGPGLTMHREFVGVNSPLGAKQNCPSPNSLDAQKGSDRGCKERSPSVQVDNSITSLPISIPLSTVHPSKLPVSIPLASVVLPSRVERLRSTPSPVSQSGQTNGYSSSSGLMNGGPHPEDHNGASSSPLPHSNAPLTGPIGRGGPIQSPPLSTGGVLQYADGPPRILPEDGQDRQGGESDTEPQDSELRRRIFFSSSSSSTSSTSSGSGGSMAGGSRLHHHTGNSAKQGYHSNHGNHHHQSPGTQYTPTPTHMLSSHSSHSLGSQEGRKRGRRKRSSAGPVPASGSPKRRSFPGLSSNNHSSGSPLNINTMVNNINQPLEISAISSPEQSSRSPSGPDMDQPPILKRERPLELNGSSRYSSPPSSDDDDSGYPADSSSSRIERKIATISLESRDGPSRLGDNERGRKSGSSSGNSTGSEGSSSSSLSSTSKWKSTFSPISDLKQPNSDLRPGGSPFGMGGSSRGTDSDSDHKQQQHQQVRKGSDGESSSYMTPNPFLSQEAGSRSGGSGAQGGGSSEQRPAHQKQKTPRDWDLKTSSSHASQNLFISAAATSGGGILSGKVGGSPVAVSSTPGSSVGQYLGPQFPLGGASVLQSLFGAQTGGSTVSGAARLVNGHSAMGSFSSAGLTGGAAGGIFHHVVPTMSSHQFGAALPASGGLGSLLSLSSSSSTSSPTQQRTSPQPPSTRLTSVSSPLPLSQAQHSRTQSVLHSPSPPTLSLPPPPPLHSVPSSSSAPAHSDAPPSSRSDPLYSSRLSHSSLHHQRAQSSLSLSISSSTSASVSAAAAASLSSSSLSTSSSSRPFSVHYSPRLPPPPPATGSGGGGSMWRTQGMHGNYITSQLPGSRPR; the protein is encoded by the exons gaTAAACATCATGATGCTGCTCATGAAATCATCGAGACCATACG GTGGGTGTGTGAGGAGATCCCAGACCTCAAACTGGCAATGGAAAATTATGTTCTCATTGACTACGACACAAAATG CTTCGAGAGTATGCAGAGACTGTGCGACAAGTACAACAGGGCCATCGACAGCATTCATCAGCTA TGGAAGGGGACCACCCAGCCCATGAAGCTGAACAAGCGTCCATCCAACGGACTGCTAAGACACATCTTACAGCAGGTGTACAACCACTCAGTGACCGACCCGGAGAAGCTGAACAACTATGAGCCTTTCTCCCCTGAGGTGTACGGAGAGACGTCTTTTGACCTGGTGGCTCAGATCATTGACGAGATGGAAATGATGGAAGATGACACCTTTGTTGACCTCGGCAGTG GAGTAGGACAGGTAGTGCTGCAGGTTGCAGCAGCAACTAACTGTAAACACTACTATGGAGTGGAGAAAGCAGACATTCCAGCCACCTATGCAGAG TCCATGGATAAAGAATTTAAAAAGTGGATGAGATGGTATGGGAAGAAACATGGGGACTACACA ctggaGAGAGGGGATTTTCTCTCTGAGGAATGGAAAGACAGAATTGCCAACACAAG TATTATTTTTGTGAATAACTTTGCCTTTGGTCCAGAGGTAGATCACCAGCTGAAGGAGCGCTTTGCAAACATGAAGGAAG gTGGAAAAATAGTTTCCTCCAAACCTTTTGCACCTTTAAATTTTAGAATAAACAGTCGAAACTTGAGTG ATATTGGCACAATAATGCGTGTTGTGGAGCTTTCTCCACTGAGGggctctgtgtcctggactggAAAACCAGTTTCCTACTACTTGCACACCATAGACCGCACCATA CTTGAAAACTATTTTCATAGTCTCAAAAACCCTAAACTCAGG GAGGAGCAAGAGGTTGCTCGGCGACGTCAGCAGAAAGACACGAAGGACAATAAAAGCAATAGTACCACGCCCACAAAACCGAAAGAACAAAACAAG CAACAGGACTCCTGTGGGGAGGAAGAGCGTCCTAGCCTGGTGACAGTGGTCAAGCCCCCCCCCAAACCCAGGAGAACCCGGCTCTTGTCCAAAGGTCGGAAGCTGAACAACAAGAAGCGCGGCCGACCCAAGAAAGCTGCCCCGGCTgccgagaagaaaaacaagaagaatcAGAGCGCGCTGGACTTGCTGCACGCCAAGACCCTTTCTGCGGCACCCCCCCAGG ATGCATACCGGCCACCTCAGAGTCCCTTCTACCAGCTACCTCCCAAGGTCCAGCACTATCCCTCTAGTCAACTGCTGCTCAGCCCCACTCCGCCTGGTCTGCAACAACTGCTAG ATAACATCAAAGTTCAGTACATCCAGTTTATGGCCTACATGAAGACTCCTCAGTACCGTAccaacctgcagcagcttttaGAACAGGAGAAG CAAAAACACAGGGATCTGTCTGGACAGGCGGAGCAACTccactctgtctgtcactctcACAAGGACAGAATCAAAGGTCTCTTTCAGACTAAACTAGATGAG CTGGGAGTGAAAGCTCTGACTGCGGAAGACCTGCTGCAGGCCCAGAAGGAGATATCGGCTCACAACCGTCAGCTGAAAGAACAGACTAAACAGCTTGAGAGAGACATGGCCTTACTGAGAGACCACAGCCTGCTACTG ttgaaGTCTCGATGTGAGGAACTGAAGCTGGATTGGGGCTCTTTGTGTTTAGAGAGTCTGTTGAAGGAGAAGCAAGCACTGCGCAGACAAATATCTgagaaacagagacactgtCTGGAGCTGCAG atcAGCATTGTGGAGCTGGAGAAAAGTCAGCGGCAACAGGAGCTGCTCCAGCTCAAGTCCTACAGCCCCTGTGATGGCTCCCCATACAGGAAGAGCCTGGAATCACGCTCTTCCACAGACCTGGACTCCTCAAAGCTCGGCATGTCCTCTGGCCCAACCCTCAATGGTGTCAGCCAAGAGCTTTCCATTAATGGCACCAGCTCATGTTTCGACCGCGCCAGCACAAAGGGAGAGCTTCTTTCGCGCTACCTGCCCATCTCTCCCGACCACGAGATCGTACCCACTGCCCCTGACGCTCGGCAGAGGCAGCAAAGCTCCTTCCACACTCTTCCTGACTACACACGCTTCTCCCCTGCCAAGATTGCCTTGCGGCGGCACCTTAACCAGGACCCCACTGCCTCAATGCACCTAAGAGGTCCGGGGCTGACCATGCACAG GGAATTTGTTGGTGTTAACTCACCACTTGGAGCCAAACAGAACTGCCCCTCTCCCAATTCATTGGATGCACAGAAAGGTTCAGACAGG GGTTGTAAAGAGAGGAGTCCATCTGTTCAGGTTGATAACAGCATCACAAGCCTTCCAATTAGCATCCCCCTGAGCACTGTCCACCCAAGTAAACTACCTGTCAGCATTCCACTGGCCAGCGTGGTGCTACCCAGTCGAGTTGAGAGACTG AGGAGTACTCCCAGTCCCGTCTCTCAGTCAGGCCAGACTAATG GATATTCATCCAGCTCAGGGCTGATGAATGGAGGTCCCCACCCTGAGGACCATAATGGTGCTTCTTCATCACCTCTTCCACACAGCAATGCTCCTCTGACAGGACCCATAGGTCGAGGAGGTCCCATCCAAAGCCCCCCACTCAGTACTGGAGGGGTGCTCCAATATGCAGACGGACCACCAAGGATTCTTCCAGAAGACGGACAAGACCGGCAGGGAGGTGAATCTGACACCGAGCCCCAGGATAGTGAACTGCGGAGGAGAATCttcttctcctcgtcctcctcatccacGTCTTCCACTTCGTCAGGCAGTGGAGGGAGCATGGCCGGGGGATCACGCCTCCACCATCACACTGGCAACTCAGCCAAGCAGGGATACCACAGTAACCATGGAAACCACCATCACCAGTCGCCTGGCACACAGTACACACCAACCCCCACACATATGCTGTCCTCACATTCCTCTCACAGCCTCGGCTCTCAGGAGGGACGCAAGCGTGGGAGACGAAAACGCAGCTCTGCCGGCCCTGTCCCGGCCAGCGGGTCCCCGAAGAGGAGGTCGTTCCCTGGGCTCAGCTCCAACAACCACTCCTCTGGATCACCACTCAACATCAACACCATG GTCAACAACATCAACCAGCCTCTGGAGATCTCTGCCATCTCCTCACCAGAACAATCAAGCCGGAGCCCCAGTGGGCCTGACATGGACCAGCCTCCCATCTTGAAGAGAGAGCGGCCCTTGGAGCTCAATGGCTCAAGTCGTTACTCCTCACCCCCCAGCTCGGATGACGATGACTCAGGATACCCCGCTGACAGCTCTAGTTCTCG AATTGAAAGAAAAATTGCTACTATATCCTTGGAGAGCAGGGATGGACCAAGTAGATTAGGGGATAATGAAAGAG GCAGAAAATCTGGTAGCAGCAGTGGAAACAGCACAGGTAGTGAgggctcctcttcatcctccttgtCCTCCACCAGCAAATGGAAATCTACTTTTTCACCCATATCAGACCTAAAGCAACCCAACTCTGACCTTAGACCAGGGGGCTCCCCTTTCGGCATGGGGGGGTCCAGCCGGGGGACAGACTCAGATTCTgaccacaaacaacaacaacatcagcaaGTGAGAAAAGGGAGTGACGGAGAGTCGTCCAGCTACATGACCCCCAATCCCTTCCTCAGTCAGGAGGCAGGGAGCCGGAGTGGAGGCAGCGGAGCTCAGGGAGGCGGCAGCTCAGAGCAGCGCCCGGCCCACCAGAAGCAGAAGACCCCCCGGGACTGGGATCTGAAGACCAGCAGCAGCCACGCCAGTCAGAACCTCTTCATCTCTGCAGCTGCTACCAGTGGAGGGGGAATCCTGAGTGGGAAGGTGGGCGGCAGCCCTGTAGCAGTTTCCTCCACCCCGGGGTCGTCTGTGGGACAGTACCTGGGGCCTCAGTTCCCGCTCGGGGGGGCGTCGGTGTTACAATCCCTGTTCGGGGCCCAGACAGGCGGGTCCACGGTGTCTGGGGCCGCGCGGCTCGTCAACGGACACTCTGCCATGGGAAGCTTCTCCAGTGCAGGGCTGACAGGGGGAGCGGCTGGAG GTATATTTCACCACGTGGTTCCAACCATGTCCTCCCATCAGTTTGGGGCAGCGCTGCCCGCCTCTGGAGGCCTCGGCTCTCTGctcagtctctcctcctcttcctccacctcctccccaacCCAGCAGCGCACCTCCCCCCagccgccctccacacgcctgACCTccgtctcctcacctctcccGCTCTCACAGGCTCAGCACAGCCGCACTCAGTCAGTGCTGCacagcccctcccctcccacgctgtccctgccccccccaccgcccctGCACAgcgtcccctcctcctcctcagcacccGCACACTCTGACGCCCCACCATCGTCCCGCTCAGACCCCCTCTACTCCTCCCGTCTCTCCCATTCTTCTCTCCATCACCAGAGAGCACagtcatccctctctctctccatctcctcctccacctctgcttctgtctctgctgccgccgctgcctccctctcctcttcctccctatccacctcctcctcgtctcgTCCATTCTCAGTGCACTACTCCCCTcggctgccccccccaccaccggCCACAGGCTCAGGTGGTGGCGGCAGCATGTGGAGGACTCAGGGCATGCATGGAAACTACATCACCTCCCAGCTCCCCGGCTCCCGACCTAGATAG